The Pseudonocardia broussonetiae DNA segment GGTGGTACGTCGGTACGACCCTGCTCATGGCGCCGAGCATACGAGGTGAGTGGCTTGACTCACCACTACCACCGACCTAGCCTCAGACGAGGTGAGTCACTCAGCTCACCACTGGCCGCGTACCGGAGGAACACCTGATGAACCGCTTCGACGACCAGACCGTGCTCGTGACCGGCGGGAGCGGCGGCCAGGGCTCGAGCCACGTGCGCGCCTTCCACGCGGAGGGGGCGAACGTGGTGATCGGCGGGATCGACGCCGAACGCGGCGCCGCTCTCGCCGACGAGCTCGGGACCCGTGCTCACGCCATCCGGCTCGACGTCACCGACGAGAGCTCGTGGTCCGCCGCCGTGCTGGCCGCCGAGAGCACCTTCGGCGCCCTGGACGTGCTCGTCAACAACGCGGGGGTCCAGAACCCGCCGGCGCTGATCGAGGACACGGACCGCGCCACGTGGTCGCGCATCCTCGACGTCAACCTCACAGGGACCCTCCTCGGCATCAAGGCCGCCATCCCGGCCCTGCGCCGCGCGGCAGGGGGAGCCATCGTCAACATCGCCTCGACGATGGGCGTGGGTGGCACGGCCCGGTACGCGCCGTACGTCGCCAGCAAGTGGGCCGTGCGGGGCCTCACCCGGACGGCAGCCCTCGAGCTCGGCCGCGATCAGATCCGGGTGAACACCATCCACCCCGGCGTGATCGCGACACCCTTCATCCACGAACCGGCAGCCGGCGCCACCGCGGCGATCGCCGACGACTACTCACCCGAGCCGTTCGCCGTCCCCCGGCTCGGCGAGCCGATCGACGTCACCCGGCTCCTGCTGTTCCTCGCGTCGTCGGACGCGTCGTTCATCACGGGGTCGGAGTACGTCATCGACGGTGGTCTCCTCCTCGGCCCCGCCCTCCAGGCGGAGACCGCATGAGCACTCCGGACACGACCCGGTCGGACGACTCCGCAGGGGACGCGTCCCTGTCCCACCTGCCCGAGCACATCCGGCGAGCCATCGAGATCACGCCCGCCGCGGGCACCAGGGAACGGATCATCGACATCACGACGTCGGGGCGCCGCACCGGCCGAGCACGCCGCATCGAGATCTTCTTCTACCGGGCCGCGGGCGCCACCTACCTGTGCAGTGGCGCCGGCGGTGCCGCGACCGACTGGCACGCGAACCTCCTCGCCCATCCCGACTTCACCGTCCACCTCAAGAACGGGATCCGGGCGGACCTGCCCGCACGGGCCACGCCGGTCATCGACCCGGCCGAACGCCAGGCCGTGCTGGCGGAGATCGTCGCGGATCTCAACCAGCCCCACGACCCCGGCACCATCCGGCCGACACGGCTCGAGGACTGGGCCGACAGCCGGCTGATGCGCATCGACTTCCTCCGCCGGTCCTGATCGCGGAACCGCAACGGGCGGAGACGGGCGGAAGCGGAGGGATTTGAACCCCCGGACCCTTGCGGGTCTCTCGCTTTCAAGGGACGAACTTGGGGGTCCGCCCTGGTCCAACCGGTGCGCTGTGGTGCGCCGTCGCACTCGCCGCGGACCCGGGAACACCGGGCCGGACGAGGACGAACGAGACCAGAACTGAGACCAGACCCGGCAGCGCTCGTGATCATGCAGCAGTCGCTCTGGACGATGACAGGGTCGGCTAGGTCGACGGCGCACCAGTACCCCGACGCTCGATCTGGGCGTTCGTGATGGGCGCACAGATCGGCACGGTGGACATCCCTTCTGCTGGCGGCGCCGCACCAGACCGGCTGCGGCCGGTTGGCCCAGGCCGCCCTGGGTGCGCCGGAGGCTGGCACCCAGGGCAGGCCGCTGGCCCAACCGGCAAGCACGACGGGACCGGGGCGCCGCCGGCCGGCGGCGAAGGGCTTGTCCCATCTGCCATATCTGTCCGCACCCTCGACGAACACACTCGGGCGGACGTCGGCGAACTGTGGCGACCGGCGTTTCCCATACCGGAGCTGGTGGCGGCCGCGGCCGACCTGTTGCCCTCGATCACGGAGGGATCGGGCAGGGACGCGGTACTCGGTGAGGGGCCACGCTGGGAGATCGTCGTCAGCCCCGGCGTCATCCGGGTCCGCACCCACGACTACGCCCGCACCGAGCGCACCCACGAGCGCCAGGTCCGCCACCACCAGGCCGACGTCGACATGCGCGCCAGCTACCTCACGGAGGGCCGCGACGTCCCCGAACCGGTACCGACCCGCGGCACGATCTACGCGTGGAGCGCGAAGTCTCGCGCCCGGCTCGTCGCGCGACTGTCCGACTTGGACTACACGCGCCTCTACGGCCGGTATCGGACCTGCACCGACTGCGGCACCGAGCACTCTGACCAGCTCGACCACTGCCCGGCTTGCCGCTCCCCGCGCGCTGCCGTCGTCGATCGCACCGGCCGACTCCCCGCAATGCTGACGCTGACCTACCCGGGCGACTGGCTCACCGTCGCCCCCGACGCCGAGACTGTGAAGCGGCACTTCTGGGCGCTCTGCAAGCGCTACGAACGAACCTGGGGCGAGCCGCTGATCGGGCCGTGGAAGCTGGAGTTCCAGCGACGCGGCGCCCCGCACTTCCACATCTCGACCACTCCCCCGATGGGCTTCACGAGCGTCTACGACCCCGACGCCGGACGCATCCGGTCCGTGGACTTCCGCGCCTGGCTCTCCCTGACGTGGGCCGAGATCGTCGCGCATCCCGACGCCGAACAGCGCCGCCGGCACCGCCTCGCCGGCACCGGCGTGGACTACGCCGAGGGCCTCAAGCTCACCGACCCGCGCCGGATGGCGGTCTACTTCGCCAAGTACGGCACGGCGGGCGGGAAGGAGTACCAGCACCTCGTGCCGCGCGAGTGGTGCAGCGCCGTCCTGGTCTGCGACGACTGCGGCGCGGAGTTCGACGCCGACAGCGACGAGTGCCCCGATTGCGGCAGCTTCGACGCCGAGCTCATTGACCACACGAGCGGACCCGGCCGGTTCTGGGGCTACCGCGGCCTGCGTCCCGTTCTCGCCGTCCGCCAGGTCACCCCGGCCGTCGGCATCCAGGCCGGCCGCGTCCTGCGGCGCTGGTACCGGTCGAAGAGGCTCACCAAGCAGATCACCGTCGAGCGCGTCGAGCGGTCCACCGGTCGCGTCTACAACCGGCGGACTCGGGTGCGGAAGCGACTGTTCAAGCACGGGCGCGGCTTCGCCTGCGTCAACGACGGGCCAGCCTTCGCCTCCCAACTTTCTCGATACCTGGATTCGCCCACGGGAGCCGGTCCTGTTAACCGGCAGTCCGTGTGTGTGCCCGCAAATCCTCGGACCTGTCACCCGACGTCGCTTTCCTTGCCAGCTCGGCCATCCTGAGCCGCCTGGCGAGTGCACCAGTAGATCGAGAGAGGCTAGGCCTTGGACATATTAACAAGTAGTAACCCAATGCTAACGAGCAGTGCGCAAAACGCTATTGCGGCAGATACCGTAGCCGCCTTCCCGTCCACGCCGCGCAAGACGCCATTCACCGCCTTCTGCCGGGTTGCGCGATCGACCAGCATTCGAACGTTTTGCCACCGATGGTTTTTCAGGTAGCAACCGCCAAGAATTCCGGAAGCATTGTTCCGACACCACTCGCCTTGGCGAGTCTGAGCACAACAGGGGGCCTGGGCCTGAAAAAGGAAGAACCCAAACGCAAGCGTTGACATGACAGCGATCGGCGCAGGCCCAAGCTGCGCGATGAACCACGCCCACAGGATCAGCGGCAGCATCAGATAGCCCCAGTTCCTCCATAATGCTCGTCGAGTCCGCGCCTTTACGACCTTGCGTCTGCCCATGAGGTACGTAGTGTAAATTGGATTCGCGTCACATCACATACGCCGTTGGAGTGTGCGCTGCATGCCGCCCGCCTGCCGATACGTGAAACCCAGTCGGCGGTGCCTGACAACGTCGCATTGTGCTGGATACCGCGCCAGAATAGAACTACAACCTTGTGAGTAGTTTGGCCCAGTGATTCGGGCCATCACTGATCCGGACGACCATCACGTGGATCTCTTCGGTGTGAACGCTCGCCCCCGGTGCCGGGCCATTCCCCCGGTGAGCCGTGCGCGCTGGTCGCCGTGCCGATCCTTCCCGTGCGCCTGCTGCCTCCTGACACCCCGGCGATCTTGACCACGCTGGAGTTGGTGCGTCATCCCGTCGGCCTGGTGCAACCCGACCGTGCGGCGGCCCGGGGGCAGCCCTCGACGGAACCGCCGGCCGATCTCATGCAGCTCTGCCCCCGGGTCGCCGTGCGGTAGTCCGAAGGAAGGGCGGCGGGATGACGCATCCCGCCATCCCGGAGGCCTGCCGCCCGGCGAGGGCATTGTTGTAAGGCTTATGGTGAAACTGAGCCTGCAACCTGATACCAAATTATGGCAACCAGAACTATGGTGACCAACATTCCCGCAATTGCGCCGTTTCTGAAGTAGGTTAGACGGTCGGGCACCCTGATCGTCGACGCAGCAGCTGAAACTTCATCCAGCAGAACGGCGTTGTCAGCGGCCGACTTTGAGGCAATTAGCAGACTCTGAACGCTGCGCTCCAGGCTCGACAATGACTCCATCACGCCGACAAATTCTCGCACATCCCTAAGGAGGGAAGAGTTTGAGTCGGCCGCTTCACGCAGTTGCGTGACAGCATGGAGTAGTTGCGTCGAATGCTCCGGGATTCGCGCTACTTCCCGTGTCGCAGACTGCAAGATTGCCACATAGTCAGGTAGATTATTCAGTGGCCGAGCTGAGTCTTTCAACATCGGTACGTAGTCAGGCATAAGTCGTAGGCTTCGCGCAGAATCCGAGAGGCCCGGGGCATAGTCGGGGAGCACGCCGAAGGCGCGCGCTGACTCTGCCAGAGAGCCGACGAGTTCCGCATCCAGGTACGGACGGTTCAACGTCTGCTCTACCAGAACTCTCAACATCGAGGCCGACTCGGCAGCAATACCTTCAACGACACGGATTGCCCCCAACAACTCACGCCTGGTCTCGCCGATAACCTCCTGCAGGTTCTCTGCAAGTAATTCCTTAAGGTCAACTTCTGTGAGGCCCTGAAGAAGCGGGGCAAGGCCTTGTTCACGACGATTTTTCCAGGCACGAAGTGTCGCAACCTTGAAGTTGTTGCCTGTAGGCTTGTTGTCGACGAGCTTATGATGATAGACGCAAAGCAGTATGAGATTCTCGAACGCCCGGCGCTCGTCATCCGTCATGTCAGACCGCCAGCGCGGACCGTTCCGGCTAGCTGCGTGAATGTGGGCGATCTCAACTAGAACGATAGGCACTTCATCTGCCATGCGTACGACACGCTCCGGACAATCGGGTGCGTAGCATTGTCCCATGCTCAGCGTAAACAGAGCCTTCTTAGTCGGCTCGGTATAGTCACGCGGTCCCATAGGTGCGGCATCCCCTACCCGGCTGGCCAACAGCCATCGGTCAAAAGCATTCTCAAGGCCGCCCCAGCGTTACCCGGCTGCGGTGCAATGGAACAGGCGCGCGCCGCAAGGGGACGGCCAGAGGGCTGCACCCACCCGCTACCCCTGAGGCTTGCCCACCCGGCGAGGGAATAGGCCGATTCTCTATGATCAGATAGCATTTATCGCCTTGCGGCGTTCAGCAATATGCGGCGGTGACGAACTGATCAGAAACGGTTCATTTGCCGCTACGCGAACCATGTCAGGCGACGAGCGACTCAGAAAATCTTCAACGACGTGCTCAATGTCCTTCACGTCATCAGTCAAGGACACCAACGCAGGCGGCCTGACTATCGTGACGACACAGTCAGTCGCACCTGGCAGCGAAGCAAGAACGCTGGTGCGCTCCACCTCGCGGATGTCCAAGTCATCAGAGGCGTCGGCAAGGCTGGCCTCAAATAGGCGAGCCGACGTCAACACGACGGGAAAGTACCACGATACTGCAGGGACCGAGTATGACAGATGCACCGTGGCGGCCGCATTGATGCACGACGCGACAGCTTGCCGAACAGCATCGTAACTTGATTTCCGATCCTTGAACGCGTCCATTATTGCGTAACCGGGACTTTGATGGGCCGGCAGATGGCTTTCTAGATGGTCAGATAGGCTGGAGAGAAGCGGGTCCATACTTGTGCCAGCTTGGTACTGCGACCAATTTACGGCGCCTGAGAGGTAGCTGACGTCGAGGAGCGGCCTTGCACGGGATGTCCACGGCCGAGATTCGTCCGGACCGTGCCTTAAGATGATCCATGGTTCGGCAGCAGTCTTGCATTCGATAAGGACTTGGAGCTCTACGCTCAGAGGTAAGCGAGATTCGACTTCTTCGAGGGCGCTTATCCAGTGCAGTTCGATGTCAACTTCACGGGGCTTATTGGTCTCTAGATCCTCGTGGAAGATGTTAGATATTACACGCCATTCTGTACCCGCAAGGGCGCTAGCAACGGATCGTGTTGCGAGCATTTCGAACGGGTGTCCCGTCTCCGTGAGCCAGCTCGCAATACGTGTTGTCAACTCCTCAGGCATTCCGCGATCGTAGTGCATCCAAAGTCGCCATACCGGCGGTTTGTCGGAGCTGCGCGCCGCGCGGAGACCGGCCGAACGCCGCACGCCCCGCGCGGACGCTTTGCGTCGGGCGCAGCGCCGCGCCGCCGCCCGTCAGCATGCGCCTCAATCAGGCCGTGACGAGATTGGTGCCATCGTGCGCGCGGGTGGCAGGGGAATCCGAGAGCGCGTCGGTGACACGGATGGCGTAGGCCGGGTCCATGTGCGCGGTAATCTCGTCGACGGTCAGCCAGCGGATGCGAGCTGCTTCCGCGGTGTCGGCGACTGCGGCGGTTCGAGGGTGGCAGCGGAACACTAGGGCGACGATGCCGCGCGGCAGGTTCTTGTAGACGCCGGTGAGGCGCTCGACCTCGACATCGACGCCGGTCTCCTCGTGCACTTCACGGCGGACGCCGGCCTCGAACGTCTCGTCGAGTTCCAGGACCCCACCGGGTGGTTCCCAGTGGTGGTTGTCGCGGCGCTGAATAGCGAGGATGCGCCCGTCGTCGCGGATGACGATCCCGGCGACGCTCACCGAGTGCTTCGGGGTGTCGGCCACCGAGCTGCCTCCAGAGTCTCCAGTTGCTCCTGATGCCTGTAGTGGCCATAAACTACAGCCATCTACACGTCTGGAGGAGTTGTGGCACTCGGGTCGCTCGACCGGAGCGGGGATCGCGCCCCGTACCGGCAGATCGCCGACCAACTGCGCGCCGCGATGGATCGCGGCGACCTCGCGGCCGGCGACAAGCTGCCGTCGGAAGCTGACCTGATGCGGCACTACGACGTGGCCCGCATGACTGTCCGCCAGGCCGTCCAGGAACTCCGCACCGAGGGTCGGGTCGTCGCCGAGCAGGGCCGCGGCGTGTTCGTCCGGCTCCCGGCGCCCGTGCGCCGGCTTGCCTCCGACCGGTTCGCGCGGCGCCATCGCGACGCCGGGCAGGCCGCCTTCCTCGCCGAGGCCGAGAAGGCTGGTGTCACCGCGAGCGTGGATGAGATCCAGGTCGGCCGCGGGCAGGCGCCAGCTCTCATCCGGGAACGGTTGATGCTCGACGACGCCGCACAGGTCGTGATCCGATCGCGGCGGTACCTCGCCTCCGGCCAGCCCATCGAGACGGCGGTCTCCTACATCCCGGCGGATCTCGCCGAGGGCACCCGCATCGTCGAGCACGACAGCGGGCCGGGCGGCATCTACGCTCGCCTGGAGGAGGCGGGCCACACCCTCGACCGGTTCACCGAGGAAGTCACCGCCCGGATGCCGACCGCCGACGAGCGGCGGCGCCTGCAGCTCTCCCCCGGCACGCCAGTACTCACCGTGCTGCGCACCGCGTACGACACCGAAGGTCGCGCTGTGGAGGCATGCGACACGGTGAAGGCCGCGCCTGCCTACGTCCTGGAGTACGACTTCCCAGCTCGCTGACGCGGGGCGTGTTTCCATCAGTGATCGAATCAACTCCTCTAGACGCCTAGCTATCTGTGCTACCGTTCACTTGCCTAGAGGACCCGAGCGGGCCCCGGCGACGAGAGGACAGGCTCGTGATTCAGAACTACAAGATCGACCAGGCAAGGACTTTCGCCACGCTGATGCTGCTCGGGGTTTCCCCGAAGCTGGCGTTCGGTGACAACGAGCGCCAGGAGACGAGCAAGGCTGGGCTGCCCAAGTGGGTCGCCCAGCTCGCGGCCGAGTTCCGGGCGTTCGGCCGCCCGGTTCGGGAACTGATCAACGTCACGATCGAGGCGGAGCGCAACCCGGGCGACGGACTCGCACCGGGGACGTTCATGGAGCTGATCGACTTCGAGATCGGCGTCATGGAGAAGCGCAATCGCGAGGGCCAGCCCATCGGCGTGCAGGTCTGGTACCGGGCCAGCTCCATGCGCCCGATCAGCGCCACCGGCGGCAAGCCGCGCCCGGCCGCCGAGGCGGTGAGCTGATGTGTGCGGGATGCGAGCTGACGACGGCCGGCGAGCCGGGCTGCGATCGGCCCGCCGTCGTGCGGATCGTCGATCGGGTCGGCGGATCCCGGCCGGGCTGCGACCGGCATGGCGTGCGCGCCCTGCGAGCCATCGAGGGCGCGCGGGTGTACCCGCTGACGGAGGAGCGCGACGGCTACGCGATCGCCGTCTACCTCAGCGCGCGCGGGGAGGGCCGGCCCTGAGGTGGCTCGACCGAATCAGCGGCTACCAGTTCGTCGCGGCGTGGCTCGCGTTCATGTGCGTGTTCGCCCTGGCTTGCGCGGTCTGGCCCGAGCTGGACCGGCTCGCCACGGCGCTGTCCGACCCTGCCCTGTACCTCGGTCTCCTGCTGGCCGCCGGCTACCTGGGCTGGACCGCATGGGCCGAGATCTGGAAGGCACACCGCCGCCGCAAGACGGCCGGCCAGCGCGGGCAGGTGCGGCGATGACCGGGCCCCGAGCACGCGCCGCCATCGTCGAGGAGCGGCCGGTGCTGATCTGCCAGGGCTGCCGCTACGCCTGGGAGCCGGCCTCGCCCGACTGGACCGCCGAACACATCCAGGCGCTGTCCAGCGGCTGTCCGGAGTGCGGGGACTGGCTCTACCTGGGCGAGATCGCGCCCCCCGACCCGACACCCACACCGAGGAGCGCGCGCACATGACCACCTCGATCCAGTCCCCGCTCATGTCGGTTCCGTCGATGGTCGAGGCCGCGGTGCGGCGCGTCCGCAACGAGCAGCAGCGCGCCGCCCTGCTCATCACCGGTGCGGCCAAGTACCGCCGGCTCTCGACCCTGCACGAGCAGGAGGCGCGCCTGTGGACGCTGCTCGTTCGGCACACCGCCGAGCCGGTGCACCGCCGCGCCGCGACCGACGCCCAATGCGCCGCCCGGGCCCGGGCCCGCGAGTACGCCGAGTTCGCCCAGCACTGGCCCGTCATCGACGCCGAGCCGACGACCGATCGCACGGAGCACACGCCGTGACGGCCCGCGTCCGGCCGCCGCTGGCCGACCGCTGCGAGGTCTGCGACCGGCCGCTGATCAGCCGACAGGTCCGCCGGCGGGGCCGCTGCGGCGTCCATCCCCGCCAACCCGCCATCCCGGAGACACCCGACCCCAGCCGACGCGAAGGAGCGCCGCGATGAATCCGACCGCCATCGACATGAACCCGCCGGCCACGACCGACCAGGGAACCGACTACTGGGCGGTGATCCGCACCATGGCGATCCAGGCCGGCTCGGCACTGATCCGCGGCACCATCACCGCCTGGCGGTACTTGTGCACGGTGCTGACGCTGGCCCGGCTCGGGCTGCTCTGGAAGGCGTTCTGCGCCGCCACCGGCCTCGCGATCCAGCGCACCCACACCGACAAGTACGGCACCCGGCTGCACACCACCGTGCACGCGGTGCCCCGGCTCGACCGTTACCGCGTCAACGCGCACGGCTGGACCATGCGGGTGCGACTACGGCCCGGGCAGCACCTCGGGCAGTACACCGAGGCGGCGATCCCGCTGCGCTACACCGCGCGCGTCCAGGCGGTCAAGGCGATCGAGCTGCCCGAACAGCCCGGGTTCCTCGAGCTGCGCATCCTGCGCCGCGACCCGCTCGTCCGCGTCACCGAACGCCCCCGGGAGATCGAGCCCGGCCGGCTCGCCGTCGGCGCCACCGAGACCGGGGACCCGATGATCCTCGACTTCACCGAGCACCCGCACTACCAGCTCATCGGCGCCACCGGGTCGGGCAAGTCGATGCTGCTGTCCTGCGTCCAGGCCGCTATCGCGCCCACCGACGGCGTGCTCGTGTTCTGGGACCTCAAATTCGGGATCGAGGCCGAGGCCTGGCGCGCCCGCTACACCGAGGTCGCCGTCACGCAGCGAGAGGTCCTCACCTCCTGCGGACGGGTCCTAGCGTTGGCCGAGCAGCGCGCGGCGATCCTGCGCCGGCTCGGCGTGCGCAACGTGGCCGAGGCCGACGCGGCCGGGGTGCATCTGCGGCGGGTGTACGTGCTCGTCGACGAGGTCGCCGAACTCGCCCACGACCACCAGACCGAGAAGATCGCCGACCAGCTGCTCCGGGAGCTGCTGCGCATCGTGCAGTTGGTCCGCGCCATGGGTATCCACGTGATCCTCTGCGGGCAGCGGTTCGGCTCCGACCTGGGCAAGAACATCACCAGCATCCGGGCGCAGGTGTCCGGGCGGATCTGCCTTCAGGTCAACGACCCGCAGACAGCGGAGATGGTCCTCGGCGGCCTCGCATCCGAGGACCAGAAGCGCGCTCTGACCCTGGTCCGGCCGGGCATGGCGATCGTGCAGGACGGCCAACAGTGGCACTACGCCCGCTGCTCCTACCTGACCACCGTCGAGATCCGCGCCCTGGCCGCCGCGCACGCC contains these protein-coding regions:
- a CDS encoding glucose 1-dehydrogenase, which produces MNRFDDQTVLVTGGSGGQGSSHVRAFHAEGANVVIGGIDAERGAALADELGTRAHAIRLDVTDESSWSAAVLAAESTFGALDVLVNNAGVQNPPALIEDTDRATWSRILDVNLTGTLLGIKAAIPALRRAAGGAIVNIASTMGVGGTARYAPYVASKWAVRGLTRTAALELGRDQIRVNTIHPGVIATPFIHEPAAGATAAIADDYSPEPFAVPRLGEPIDVTRLLLFLASSDASFITGSEYVIDGGLLLGPALQAETA
- a CDS encoding nitroreductase/quinone reductase family protein, with the translated sequence MSTPDTTRSDDSAGDASLSHLPEHIRRAIEITPAAGTRERIIDITTSGRRTGRARRIEIFFYRAAGATYLCSGAGGAATDWHANLLAHPDFTVHLKNGIRADLPARATPVIDPAERQAVLAEIVADLNQPHDPGTIRPTRLEDWADSRLMRIDFLRRS
- a CDS encoding rolling circle replication-associated protein — encoded protein: MAAAADLLPSITEGSGRDAVLGEGPRWEIVVSPGVIRVRTHDYARTERTHERQVRHHQADVDMRASYLTEGRDVPEPVPTRGTIYAWSAKSRARLVARLSDLDYTRLYGRYRTCTDCGTEHSDQLDHCPACRSPRAAVVDRTGRLPAMLTLTYPGDWLTVAPDAETVKRHFWALCKRYERTWGEPLIGPWKLEFQRRGAPHFHISTTPPMGFTSVYDPDAGRIRSVDFRAWLSLTWAEIVAHPDAEQRRRHRLAGTGVDYAEGLKLTDPRRMAVYFAKYGTAGGKEYQHLVPREWCSAVLVCDDCGAEFDADSDECPDCGSFDAELIDHTSGPGRFWGYRGLRPVLAVRQVTPAVGIQAGRVLRRWYRSKRLTKQITVERVERSTGRVYNRRTRVRKRLFKHGRGFACVNDGPAFASQLSRYLDSPTGAGPVNRQSVCVPANPRTCHPTSLSLPARPS
- a CDS encoding NUDIX hydrolase: MADTPKHSVSVAGIVIRDDGRILAIQRRDNHHWEPPGGVLELDETFEAGVRREVHEETGVDVEVERLTGVYKNLPRGIVALVFRCHPRTAAVADTAEAARIRWLTVDEITAHMDPAYAIRVTDALSDSPATRAHDGTNLVTA
- a CDS encoding GntR family transcriptional regulator, producing the protein MALGSLDRSGDRAPYRQIADQLRAAMDRGDLAAGDKLPSEADLMRHYDVARMTVRQAVQELRTEGRVVAEQGRGVFVRLPAPVRRLASDRFARRHRDAGQAAFLAEAEKAGVTASVDEIQVGRGQAPALIRERLMLDDAAQVVIRSRRYLASGQPIETAVSYIPADLAEGTRIVEHDSGPGGIYARLEEAGHTLDRFTEEVTARMPTADERRRLQLSPGTPVLTVLRTAYDTEGRAVEACDTVKAAPAYVLEYDFPAR
- a CDS encoding FtsK/SpoIIIE domain-containing protein, translated to MNPTAIDMNPPATTDQGTDYWAVIRTMAIQAGSALIRGTITAWRYLCTVLTLARLGLLWKAFCAATGLAIQRTHTDKYGTRLHTTVHAVPRLDRYRVNAHGWTMRVRLRPGQHLGQYTEAAIPLRYTARVQAVKAIELPEQPGFLELRILRRDPLVRVTERPREIEPGRLAVGATETGDPMILDFTEHPHYQLIGATGSGKSMLLSCVQAAIAPTDGVLVFWDLKFGIEAEAWRARYTEVAVTQREVLTSCGRVLALAEQRAAILRRLGVRNVAEADAAGVHLRRVYVLVDEVAELAHDHQTEKIADQLLRELLRIVQLVRAMGIHVILCGQRFGSDLGKNITSIRAQVSGRICLQVNDPQTAEMVLGGLASEDQKRALTLVRPGMAIVQDGQQWHYARCSYLTTVEIRALAAAHADKRIGWDELAADDQLAAAIHNRQESSR